One part of the Eucalyptus grandis isolate ANBG69807.140 chromosome 10, ASM1654582v1, whole genome shotgun sequence genome encodes these proteins:
- the LOC104422113 gene encoding delta(7)-sterol-C5(6)-desaturase: MDAGYLGLFKEETSLYNRIVLGSLLPASAWEPMPRLLQTWLRNYIGGTLIYFLSGFLWCFYIYYLKRNVYVPKDEIPTRKAMLLQIYVAMKAMPWYCALPTLSEYMVENGWTKCFSRISDVGWLAYLVYLSIYLVMAEFGIYWMHRELHDIKPLYKHLHATHHIYNKQNTLSPFAGLAFHPLDGILQAVPHVMALFLVPTHFTTHIALLFLEAIWTANIHDCIHGKLWPVMGAGYHTIHHTTYRHNYGHYTIWMDWMFGTLRDPIDDGSKKEM; encoded by the exons ATGGACGCCGGCTATCTGGGCCTGTTCAAGGAGGAGACCTCCCTGTACAACCGCATTGTCCTCGGCAGCCTCCTGCCGGCCTCGGCCTGGGAGCCGATGCCCCGGTTACTCCAGACCTGGCTCCGCAACTACATCGGCGGAACCCTAATTTACTTCCTCTCCGGCTTCCTCTGGTGCTTCTACATTTATTACCTCAAGCGCAATGTTTACGTCCCGAAGG ATGAGATTCCTACGAGGAAGGCAATGTTGCTGCAAATATATGTTGCAATGAAGGCAATGCCATGGTACTGTGCTCTTCCAACACTTTCCGAATACATGGTTGAAAATGGATGGACGAAATGCTTTTCAAGAATAAGCGATGTTGGTTGGCTTGCTTACCTAGTGTACTTGTCAATATATCTTGTAATGGCGGAGTTTGGGATATATTGGATGCACAGAGAGCTGCATGACATTAAACCCCTTTACAAGCATCTTCATGCAACACATCACATCTACAATAAGCAGAACACACTTTCTCCTTTTGCCG GCTTGGCGTTTCATCCTCTAGACGGGATACTGCAGGCGGTGCCACATGTTATGGCATTATTCCTTGTGCCAACCCATTTTACAACGCACATTGCTCTCCTTTTTCTCGAGGCCATATGGACAGCAAATATCCATGACTGCATCCATGGTAAGCTTTGGCCTGTGATGGGCGCTGGTTATCACACCATCCACCATACCACCTATCGCCACAATTATGGTCACTACACCATCTGGATGGACTGGATGTTTGGAACACTCCGAGACCCCATAGATGATGGATCCAAGAAGGAGATGTAA
- the LOC104422114 gene encoding LEAF RUST 10 DISEASE-RESISTANCE LOCUS RECEPTOR-LIKE PROTEIN KINASE-like 2.4, with product MLRPSIPHLLAAAGAAFLSTFPTSSAAVDERYVDCGRQFSCGNIRNASFPFWGSPQPFYCGLPEFKLLCEDGVATMEIASQKYQVLEIDHNNHILRLSRLDFYDSLCPPRIVNATMNYLFKPTSDFGNLTLFYNCSSVNTSVASGKFSCYGNDAYNESNYYTIGSVPSGGEFGSCHASVTIPVLPTASEILMENKTSSLGEVIREGFEVQWVVDHTACTECQSSGGRCGYNTSFFQPICFCPDRPDLLRCLSKSGFKLSMEAGVLIGAIMLGLGSIVGMIFLVLCLMRKPTSKTVIFFWKKKSSGTYRMEAFLEKCGGFAPKQYSYKDVKKMTNSLRDKLGQGGYGSVYKGKLPDGSLVAVKILSESKGDGKEFLNEVASISRTSHVNIVTLLGFCSEGSKRALVYEFMPNGSLEKYIFAQDQATDVDHLGWEKIYQIAIGVAHGLEYLHRGCNSRILHLDIKPQNILLDEDFCPKISDFGLSKLSNRKESTMSMMGARGTVGYIAPEVFSRNFGVVSDKSDVYSFGMMILEMAGGRRNTEAGLTNSSEVYFPHWVHSRMTLEEDLNLQWNMNETGKEVAKKMIQVGLWCTQTYPRNRPSMDRVVDMLERRHEDLEVPPKPFPSSPASHINPATSTTLHSSQDSKKPLSHYSQD from the exons ATGCTTCGCCCTTCCATTCCCCATCTTCTTGCCGCTGCCGGCGCCGCCTTCCTCTCGACATTTCCCACATCCTCGGCTGCTGTCGATGAGCGGTACGTCGACTGCGGGCGCCAGTTCAGCTGCGGGAACATCCGGAACGCGAGCTTTCCTTTCTGGGGTAGTCCACAGCCCTTCTACTGTGGCCTGCCGGAATTCAAGCTCCTCTGCGAGGATGGGGTCGCGACCATGGAAATCGCGTCGCAGAAGTACCAGGTCCTCGAGATCGACCACAACAACCACATCCTGAGGCTCTCGAGATTGGACTTTTACGATAGTTTATGCCCCCCGAGGATCGTCAACGCCACCATGAACTACCTCTTCAAGCCTACCAGCGACTTTGGTAACCTCACGCTATTCTACAACTGCTCGTCCGTGAACACATCCGTTGCCTCCGGCAAATTCAGTTGTTATGGAAACGATGCATACAATGAGAGCAACTATTACACGATCGGTTCGGTTCCAAGTGGCGGAGAATTCGGTTCTTGCCATGCCAGTGTGACCATTCCGGTTCTTCCGACAGCATCAGAGATCCTGATGGAGAATAAGACATCCTCGCTTGGCGAAGTGATCAGAGAAGGATTCGAGGTCCAGTGGGTCGTGGATCACACGGCGTGCACGGAATGCCAGAGCTCCGGCGGACGATGTGGATACAACACGAGCTTTTTCCAGCCCATCTGCTTCTGTCCCGATCGGCCTGATCTATTGAGATGTCTCTCCAAATCAG GATTCAAGTTGAGCATGGAAGCTGGAGTTCTCATTG GTGCGATAATGCTTGGACTCGGAAGTATAGTCGGGATGATATTCCTCGTCCTTTGCTTGATGAGAAAACCGACGTCGAAGACTGTGATCTTCTTctggaagaagaaatcatcaGGCACCTACAGGATGGAGGCGTTCCTAGAGAAATGCGGAGGCTTCGCCCCGAAACAGTACAGTTACAAAGATGTCAAGAAAATGACCAACTCCCTCAGAGATAAGCTAGGCCAGGGAGGCTATGGCAGCGTCTACAAAGGGAAACTGCCCGATGGCTCGCTAGTGGCGGTGAAGATATTGTCCGAGTCCAAAGGCGACGGGAAAGAATTTCTCAATGAAGTCGCCAGCATCAGCAGAACTTCGCACGTCAACATCGTTACTCTACTCGGGTTCTGTTCTGAGGGGTCGAAACGGGCTCTTGTTTACGAGTTCATGCCTAATGGATCATTGGAGAAGTATATATTTGCACAGGATCAGGCAACGGATGTTGATCACCTGGGATGGgagaaaatttaccaaattgcGATTGGTGTCGCCCATGGACTGGAGTACCTGCACAGAGGATGCAACTCGAGAATACTCCATCTTGACATCAAGCCGCAAAACATCCTTCTTGATGAAGATTTCTGCCCTAAGATCTCCGATTTCGGTCTTTCAAAGCTGAGCAACAGGAAAGAGAGCACCATGTCTATGATGGGCGCCCGAGGAACCGTGGGGTACATTGCCCCGGAAGTCTTCTCAAGAAATTTCGGAGTAGTTTCGGACAAGTCcgatgtctatagctttgggATGATGATCCTAGAAATGGCGGGTGGAAGAAGAAACACTGAGGCTGGACTTACAAACAGCAGCGAAGTTTATTTCCCGCACTGGGTGCACAGCCGAATGACGTTGGAGGAGGATCTGAACCTGCAATGGAATATGAATGAAACAGGAAAAGAAGTAGCGAAAAAGATGATTCAGGTGGGCCTGTGGTGTACCCAAACATATCCGAGGAACCGGCCTTCGATGGATAGGGTGGTCGATATGCTGGAGAGAAGGCATGAAGATCTCGAAGTACCACCGAAAccatttccttcttctcctgCATCGCACATCAATCCTGCAACATCTACTACTCTTCATTCATCACAAGACAGCAAAAAGCCTCTTTCACACTATTCACAAGACTAG